TAATTGCACTTCGCCGTTAACTACCCGCACAGGATAGGTAGGAATTTTTATTTCTGGATCGTCGAGATATTCCCCTGTTGCCAGATTAATATTTTGTTTGTAGATCGGGGCTGCGACTTTAATAATACCTTGGCGATCTCCTACTAATCCGCGAGATAAGACATAAGCTTTACTAAAAGGATCGTAGTTACTGAGGGCATAAACTGATTCTGTTTCTCCCAAACGAAAGATGGCTTTCCATTCGCATTGATAGGTATCAACTAGCTGCTGCATTTGCGTCTCTAGTTCGTCACAGATACCTAATGAGTCGTCAATAACCACGCTTTTGAGATAATCTAAACCTCCTTCTAACTTACTAAACCAGACTGAAGTACGCTGAAGTTTGTCCGCCGTGCGGATATAGAACATTAAGAATCGGTCTATATATTTAATCAGAGTTGCCTTGTCGATATCTGTAGCTAACAATACTGCGTGTTGGGGATTCATACCGCCGTTACCACAGACGTAGAGATTCCAGCCGTTTTCAGTGGCAATGATGCCAAAGTCTTTACTTTGGGCTTCGGCACATTCCCGCGTACACCCAGATACAGCAGATTTTAACTTATGCGGCGATCGCAAACCGCGATATCTTTCCTCAACTTCAATCGCTAAACCAGTGGAGTCATCGACTCCAAAACGACACCAGGTACTACCTACACAAGATTTGACTGTCCCTGCTTTTTTGAGTTCAGTTTTGAAAATATCTGTAACTAAAGGAACACAGCCACCGCAACCTGTTCCCGCTTTGGTAGATTTTTTAAGTGCGCCAAGATCCATCACGCCATCAGAAATTGCATTACAAAGATCCATTTTAGAAACGTTGTTACAAGAACATATCTGTGCCGTATCAGGTAAATTATCGACCCCTAATAATGGTGCGGTTGAGCCTTCTCTGGGGGAAACTAATAAATCTTCTGGGTGAGGTGGTAGGGTAATTTGGTTTTGTACCAGTTGCAGCAGATTACCGTAAGCAGAAGCATCTCCAATTAAGATACCACCCAGTAACAATTTGCCATCTTCCGACAACACCAGTTTTTTATAAGTGCCGTTAATGGCATCGGTCAAGGCTAATTCTTTCGCGCCTGGAGTGCGACCAAAGTTATCTCCAAAACTGGCAACATCTACCCCTAATAACTTGAGTTTAGTAGACATATCCGCACCTTCAAAGGTTCTCGATCCTGCTTGGGTAATACTGTCGCTAGCTACTTCTGCCATCCTGTAACCAGGAGCAACTAAACCAAAAATCTGATTATGATAAAGAGCGCATTCACCAATGGCATAGATATTGCGATCGCTGGTAAGACAATGCTCGTTAACCACAATACCATCTCTTTCCCCCAGGGTTAAACCAGATTCCCTGGCTAAGTTATCGCGGGGGCGAATACCAGCGGAAAAGACAATCATATCGGTAGCTAATTCACCACCATCAGCAAATTCCATTTTTACCAGCTTGCCATTGGCACTGACAATATTAGTCGTGGATTTACTGGTATGTACCTGTACTCCTAGCGCTTGAATCTTTTCTTTTAAAACCTCACCGCCAGTTTCATCGATCTGTACGGGCATTAATCTGGGGGCAAACTCGACTACATGAGTTTCCAAACCCATAGACTTTAAAGCATTGGCGCACTCTAAACCGAGCAAACCACCCCCGACAACTACACCAACTTGAGACTGTTTACCCCAAGCCTCCATGTTCTCTAAGTCTTCGATTGTCCGATAGACAAACGTACCAAGGCTATCATTTCCCTTAATCGGCGGCACAAAAGGATATGAACCTGTAGCTAAGACTAGCTTGTCATAATTTATTTCGATACCATTAGCTGAGATTACTTTTTGACGATCTCGATCAATTGCCACAACGCGATCGCCAATATGAATTTCGACATTATTCTCTTGGTAGTATCCTGGTTCAACCAGAGTCAGAT
Above is a genomic segment from Pleurocapsa minor HA4230-MV1 containing:
- the nirB gene encoding nitrite reductase large subunit NirB — protein: MTNKKNLVVVGNGMVGHKFLELMVQKDVSKQWNLVTFCEEPRVAYDRVNLSGYFSGKTAGDLTLVEPGYYQENNVEIHIGDRVVAIDRDRQKVISANGIEINYDKLVLATGSYPFVPPIKGNDSLGTFVYRTIEDLENMEAWGKQSQVGVVVGGGLLGLECANALKSMGLETHVVEFAPRLMPVQIDETGGEVLKEKIQALGVQVHTSKSTTNIVSANGKLVKMEFADGGELATDMIVFSAGIRPRDNLARESGLTLGERDGIVVNEHCLTSDRNIYAIGECALYHNQIFGLVAPGYRMAEVASDSITQAGSRTFEGADMSTKLKLLGVDVASFGDNFGRTPGAKELALTDAINGTYKKLVLSEDGKLLLGGILIGDASAYGNLLQLVQNQITLPPHPEDLLVSPREGSTAPLLGVDNLPDTAQICSCNNVSKMDLCNAISDGVMDLGALKKSTKAGTGCGGCVPLVTDIFKTELKKAGTVKSCVGSTWCRFGVDDSTGLAIEVEERYRGLRSPHKLKSAVSGCTRECAEAQSKDFGIIATENGWNLYVCGNGGMNPQHAVLLATDIDKATLIKYIDRFLMFYIRTADKLQRTSVWFSKLEGGLDYLKSVVIDDSLGICDELETQMQQLVDTYQCEWKAIFRLGETESVYALSNYDPFSKAYVLSRGLVGDRQGIIKVAAPIYKQNINLATGEYLDDPEIKIPTYPVRVVNGEVQLGN